The Sebastes umbrosus isolate fSebUmb1 chromosome 4, fSebUmb1.pri, whole genome shotgun sequence genome has a window encoding:
- the LOC119486364 gene encoding troponin I, fast skeletal muscle-like isoform X1, with amino-acid sequence MADEKRLSARRKHTLKGCMLLVATNLLDAEANVKVGEREKFLADKCPPLELPYSKDELTDLCQKLHEQIDISEEERYGIEFKLNMVLNEVRDLNIKIVDLRGKFKRPRLKKVRMSADAMLKALLGSKHTVNMDLRANLKQVKKEVKEEDKQLRDVGDWRKNIEDKSDRKKMFDS; translated from the exons ATGGCCGACGA GAAGAGACTGTCTGCGAGGCGTAAGCATACTCTGAAA GGATGTATGCTGCTGGTGGCGACAAATTTGTTGGACGCTGAAGCAAATGTGAAGGTTGGGGAGAGGGAGAAGTTCCTGGCAGATAAATGTCCTCCTCTAGAGCTGCCGTACTCCAAGGATGAGCTGACG GATCTTTGCCAGAAACTCCATGAGCAGATTGACatcagtgaggaggagagatacGGCATAGAGTTCAAACTGAACATGGTCCTGAATGAG GTCAGAGACCTCAACATTAAGATTGTGGATTTGAGGGGAAAGTTCAAGAGACCCCGTCTGAAGAAAGTGCGTATGTCTGCTGACGCCATGCTGAAAGCTCTGCTGGGCTCCAAGCACACGGTCAACATGGACCTGAGAGCCAACCTGAAGCAGGTCAAGAAGGAGGTCAAAGAGGAG GACAAGCAGCTGCGCGATGTGGGAGACTGGCGTAAGAACATTGAAGACAAGTCTGATAGGAAGAAGATGTTTGATAGTTAA
- the LOC119486364 gene encoding troponin I, fast skeletal muscle-like isoform X2 has product MADEKRLSARRKHTLKGCMLLVATNLLDAEANVKVGEREKFLADKCPPLELPYSKDELTDLCQKLHEQIDISEEERYGIEFKLNMVLNEVRDLNIKIVDLRGKFKRPRLKKVRMSADAMLKALLGSKHTVNMDLRANLKQVKKEVKEEPTVRKSVV; this is encoded by the exons ATGGCCGACGA GAAGAGACTGTCTGCGAGGCGTAAGCATACTCTGAAA GGATGTATGCTGCTGGTGGCGACAAATTTGTTGGACGCTGAAGCAAATGTGAAGGTTGGGGAGAGGGAGAAGTTCCTGGCAGATAAATGTCCTCCTCTAGAGCTGCCGTACTCCAAGGATGAGCTGACG GATCTTTGCCAGAAACTCCATGAGCAGATTGACatcagtgaggaggagagatacGGCATAGAGTTCAAACTGAACATGGTCCTGAATGAG GTCAGAGACCTCAACATTAAGATTGTGGATTTGAGGGGAAAGTTCAAGAGACCCCGTCTGAAGAAAGTGCGTATGTCTGCTGACGCCATGCTGAAAGCTCTGCTGGGCTCCAAGCACACGGTCAACATGGACCTGAGAGCCAACCTGAAGCAGGTCAAGAAGGAGGTCAAAGAGGAG